A window of the Stigmatella aurantiaca genome harbors these coding sequences:
- the bioD gene encoding dethiobiotin synthase: MAKPFQLFVTGTDTGVGKTQASCALLSLLADAGLEPQGFKPYESGCARLSEPADTLAMRAAARSQLPVEALCPHRFRAPLAPGIAAHRLGREPDWSTTLAAWERLRHGTAIVEGAGGLFVPIDSQRDIMDLIAALGLPVLLVARAGLGTLNHTALSLRALAGRGVPVSAVLLSRGTPTKDTSERDNRQWLEERHGVRVLGPVPYLKDPRRRHAAFRAALGPLVPHRARGR; encoded by the coding sequence GTGGCTAAGCCCTTCCAACTCTTCGTGACGGGGACGGACACCGGGGTGGGGAAGACGCAGGCCTCGTGCGCGCTGCTGTCCCTGCTGGCCGACGCGGGGCTGGAGCCCCAGGGGTTCAAGCCCTACGAGAGCGGCTGTGCGCGCCTGTCCGAGCCGGCGGACACGCTGGCCATGCGCGCGGCGGCCCGGAGCCAGCTGCCCGTGGAGGCGCTCTGCCCGCACCGGTTCCGGGCCCCGCTGGCCCCTGGCATCGCCGCGCACCGCCTGGGCCGGGAGCCGGACTGGAGCACCACCCTGGCGGCCTGGGAGCGCCTGCGCCATGGCACCGCCATCGTCGAAGGGGCGGGCGGTCTTTTTGTTCCCATCGACTCCCAACGCGACATCATGGACCTGATCGCCGCGCTGGGGCTGCCCGTGTTGCTCGTGGCCCGGGCAGGACTGGGCACCCTCAACCATACAGCCCTGTCGCTGCGGGCCCTGGCCGGGCGCGGTGTGCCGGTGAGCGCCGTGCTGCTCAGCCGCGGCACGCCCACGAAGGACACCTCCGAGCGTGACAACCGCCAGTGGCTGGAGGAGCGCCACGGCGTCCGGGTGCTGGGTCCCGTGCCCTACCTGAAGGACCCGCGGCGGCGCCACGCGGCTTTCCGCGCGGCCCTGGGTCCGTTGGTGCCCCATCGCGCGCGAGGCCGGTAA
- a CDS encoding pyridoxal phosphate-dependent aminotransferase has protein sequence MSGFSARTGFSRTWNALSQALAGRQARGLPWVDLTESNPTRVGLPALDPGLLATPGAFTYEPDPLGLRSAREAVGAHLALRGATVHAGHVLLSASTSEAYAWLFKLLCEPGDNVLVPAPSYPLFEHLARLEGVEVRPYRLPRAHGFGLDVGAVAAARDARSRAVLVVNPGNPTGHYLHEGELSALSDLCAATGLALLSDEVFSDYAWEPGPDRVPTVAGRALPMLTFSLSGLSKVAGLPGLKLGWTHVGGPAEARDEALARLEWVADTFLSVGTPVQQALPALLAHVPRFQEALRERVKENRRQLVAARPRGAPWDVVPAQGGWSAVLRIPLEPGEEATCLALLDAGVGVQPGYFYDFTGGAFLVLSLLPPPEVFAAALGPLVSVLAAQSA, from the coding sequence GTGAGCGGCTTCTCCGCGCGCACCGGCTTCTCCCGGACGTGGAATGCCCTGTCCCAGGCCCTGGCCGGACGCCAGGCCCGGGGGCTGCCCTGGGTTGATCTCACCGAGAGCAATCCCACCCGCGTGGGCCTGCCCGCGCTGGACCCGGGCCTGCTGGCCACGCCGGGGGCCTTCACCTACGAACCCGACCCCCTGGGCCTGCGCTCCGCGCGTGAGGCCGTGGGGGCCCACCTGGCCCTCCGGGGCGCCACCGTCCACGCCGGGCACGTGCTGCTGTCCGCGAGCACGAGCGAGGCCTACGCGTGGCTCTTCAAGCTGCTGTGCGAGCCGGGGGACAACGTGCTCGTCCCAGCCCCCAGCTACCCCCTCTTCGAGCACCTGGCCCGCCTGGAAGGGGTAGAGGTGCGGCCCTACCGCCTGCCCCGGGCGCATGGCTTTGGCCTGGACGTGGGGGCGGTGGCCGCGGCCCGGGATGCGCGCAGCCGGGCGGTGCTCGTCGTCAACCCAGGGAACCCCACGGGCCACTACCTTCACGAGGGCGAACTGTCGGCCCTCTCGGACCTGTGCGCGGCCACGGGCCTGGCGCTGCTCAGTGACGAGGTGTTCTCGGACTATGCCTGGGAGCCCGGGCCGGACCGGGTGCCCACGGTGGCGGGGCGGGCGCTGCCCATGCTCACCTTCAGCCTCTCGGGACTCTCCAAGGTGGCGGGGCTGCCCGGCCTCAAGCTGGGCTGGACGCACGTGGGCGGGCCCGCGGAGGCCCGGGACGAGGCGCTGGCGAGGCTGGAGTGGGTGGCGGACACCTTTCTGTCCGTGGGCACGCCGGTCCAGCAGGCCCTGCCCGCGCTCCTCGCGCACGTGCCCCGCTTCCAGGAGGCGCTGCGGGAGCGCGTGAAGGAGAACCGGCGGCAATTGGTGGCGGCCCGGCCCCGGGGAGCGCCCTGGGACGTGGTGCCCGCGCAGGGTGGGTGGAGCGCGGTGCTGCGCATTCCCCTGGAGCCGGGGGAGGAGGCCACGTGCTTGGCCCTCCTCGATGCGGGGGTGGGGGTGCAGCCGGGCTACTTCTACGACTTCACGGGCGGGGCATTCCTGGTGCTCTCCCTGCTGCCCCCACCCGAGGTGTTCGCCGCCGCGCTGGGCCCGCTCGTCTCCGTGCTGGCCGCTCAGTCCGCGTAG
- a CDS encoding ABC transporter substrate-binding protein, producing MRATRLFLLTALLSGCSLTTAGGLSECETSADCNSDQVCTNNFCLPQPAGCGTRYGELNDPNAVQIGAVLPLSLSATDPSLGKDESEAQGLNAILLALEEINQRGAAGRRITLNVCDTAADLPRTRQQTEWLVNDKKIAALLTTGSNQTLAAAEVTLPKGVLTMSSTATSPELTTRESNTSTGLLWRTSPSDAIQGRVIANLLTSAEYTAVKRVGILYLDDQYGQGLFNVITEQLGTRKDVRAIAYARKTANIATPVAQIDNFNPDLTVVVGFEDDVSRIIQTAQASLNLKQGTGHQWFFTDSVKDVSLLDDATVLAAIQNAYGTAPAQGAGQAFTAFQSRFSSKYGEDPSEYSFTSHSYDSMYLLGLAVAYAQGQGGPVTGQKMAEALTMVSSTAPAVQMTSSTFGQLSGELASGRSINVEGASGSLEFDAAGEAPSPIELWQVKDGGFVRVRDLYAD from the coding sequence ATGCGCGCCACGAGACTCTTCCTGCTCACCGCGCTGCTCTCCGGGTGCAGCCTCACCACGGCGGGCGGGCTCTCCGAGTGCGAGACCAGCGCCGACTGCAACAGCGACCAGGTCTGCACGAACAACTTCTGTCTGCCCCAGCCCGCAGGCTGTGGGACGCGCTACGGCGAGCTGAATGACCCCAACGCCGTGCAGATCGGCGCGGTGCTGCCCTTGAGCCTCTCCGCCACGGACCCAAGCCTGGGCAAGGACGAGTCCGAGGCGCAGGGGCTCAACGCCATCCTCCTGGCCCTGGAGGAGATCAACCAGCGGGGCGCCGCCGGCCGGCGCATCACCCTCAACGTCTGCGACACCGCCGCCGACCTCCCCCGCACGCGCCAGCAGACCGAGTGGCTGGTGAACGACAAGAAGATCGCCGCCCTGCTGACCACCGGGAGCAACCAGACGCTCGCCGCCGCGGAGGTGACGCTCCCCAAGGGCGTGCTGACCATGAGTTCCACCGCCACCTCGCCGGAGCTGACCACCCGGGAGTCCAACACCTCGACGGGCTTGCTGTGGCGCACCTCTCCGTCGGACGCCATCCAGGGCCGGGTCATCGCCAACCTGCTGACCTCCGCGGAGTACACGGCCGTGAAGCGGGTGGGCATCCTCTACCTGGACGACCAGTACGGACAGGGCCTCTTCAACGTCATCACCGAGCAGTTGGGGACGCGCAAGGACGTCCGCGCCATCGCTTACGCGCGCAAGACCGCGAACATCGCCACGCCGGTGGCGCAGATCGACAACTTCAATCCGGATCTCACCGTGGTCGTGGGCTTCGAGGACGACGTCTCCCGCATCATCCAGACCGCCCAGGCGTCGCTCAACCTCAAGCAGGGCACCGGCCACCAGTGGTTCTTCACCGACAGCGTCAAGGATGTGTCGCTCTTGGATGACGCCACGGTGCTCGCCGCCATCCAGAACGCCTATGGCACGGCGCCCGCCCAGGGCGCGGGCCAGGCCTTCACCGCGTTCCAGTCCCGGTTCAGCTCCAAGTACGGCGAGGACCCGTCCGAGTACTCCTTCACCTCGCACAGCTATGACTCGATGTACCTCCTGGGACTGGCGGTGGCTTACGCCCAGGGGCAAGGGGGCCCGGTGACGGGGCAGAAGATGGCAGAGGCCCTGACGATGGTGTCGAGCACCGCGCCCGCCGTCCAGATGACCTCCTCCACGTTCGGCCAGCTCTCGGGAGAGCTGGCCAGTGGCCGCAGCATCAACGTGGAGGGCGCCAGTGGCAGCCTCGAGTTCGATGCGGCGGGCGAGGCGCCCTCCCCCATCGAGCTGTGGCAGGTGAAGGACGGCGGGTTTGTCCGCGTCCGCGACCTCTACGCGGACTGA
- a CDS encoding phosphoenolpyruvate carboxykinase (GTP): MSSSQMAAVQGDAPTKNAALLAWVARCAQMTQPDRIVWCDGSEAEKKRLTEQAVKEGILIPLNQEKRPGCYLHRSNPNDVARVEHLTFICTPNKTDAGPTNNWMDPEQAYTKLGLLFDGSMKGRTMYVVPYAMGPLGGTSTKIGVELTDSIYVVLNMRIMTRMGKAALDMLGDSDDFNRGLHSTGDVNPDRRYICHFPQDNTIWSFGSGYGGNVLLGKKCLALRIGSYLGREEGWLAEHMLILGVTDPKGQTTYVAAAFPSACGKTNFAMMIPPKSYQGWKVETVGDDIAWMRVGPDGRLYAINPEAGYFGVVPGTNTKTNPNAMATIAKDTLFTNVAMTADGDVWWEGKDGEVPEELVDWQGRPWTKNSPDKAAHPNSRFTAPMSNNPALSPKANDPQGVPISAIIFGGRRSNTVPLVLQAFNWTHGVFLGATMGSETTAAATGKVGVVRRDPMAMLPFCGYHMGDYLQHWLDMQQSITHLPKIFQVNWFRQDKNGKYLWPGYGENMRVLEWIVNRVHGRVPTQETLLGWVPRQGDIPTQGLDMPPEAIAEATSIKSDEWKSELKSQEVFFEQLGTKAPEALMLQRKLLISRLGS; this comes from the coding sequence ATGTCTTCATCGCAGATGGCGGCCGTCCAGGGTGACGCTCCAACGAAGAACGCGGCTTTGCTGGCGTGGGTGGCCCGCTGCGCGCAGATGACCCAGCCGGACCGCATCGTCTGGTGTGATGGCTCCGAGGCGGAGAAGAAGCGCCTGACGGAGCAAGCGGTGAAGGAGGGCATCCTCATCCCGCTCAACCAGGAGAAGCGGCCCGGGTGCTATCTGCACCGCTCGAACCCCAACGACGTGGCGCGCGTCGAGCACCTCACCTTCATCTGCACGCCCAACAAGACCGACGCCGGGCCCACCAACAACTGGATGGATCCGGAGCAGGCCTATACCAAGCTGGGCCTGCTCTTCGACGGGAGCATGAAGGGCCGGACGATGTACGTGGTGCCCTACGCCATGGGCCCCCTGGGCGGCACGTCCACGAAGATCGGCGTGGAGCTGACCGACAGCATCTACGTCGTGCTGAACATGCGCATCATGACGCGCATGGGCAAAGCCGCCCTGGACATGCTGGGCGACTCGGACGACTTCAACCGCGGCCTGCACAGCACGGGCGACGTGAACCCGGACCGCCGCTACATCTGCCACTTCCCCCAGGACAACACCATCTGGAGCTTCGGCTCGGGCTACGGCGGCAACGTGCTCCTGGGCAAGAAGTGCCTGGCGCTGCGCATCGGCAGCTACCTGGGCCGCGAGGAGGGGTGGCTCGCCGAGCACATGCTCATCCTGGGCGTCACCGACCCGAAGGGGCAGACCACCTACGTGGCCGCCGCCTTCCCGTCCGCCTGCGGCAAGACGAACTTCGCGATGATGATTCCGCCCAAGAGCTACCAGGGCTGGAAGGTGGAGACCGTCGGCGACGACATCGCCTGGATGCGCGTGGGGCCCGACGGCAGGCTGTACGCCATCAACCCGGAGGCGGGCTACTTCGGCGTGGTGCCCGGCACCAACACCAAGACCAACCCCAACGCGATGGCCACCATCGCCAAGGACACGCTGTTCACCAACGTGGCCATGACGGCGGATGGGGACGTGTGGTGGGAGGGCAAGGACGGTGAGGTGCCCGAGGAGCTCGTCGACTGGCAGGGCCGCCCCTGGACGAAGAACAGCCCCGACAAGGCGGCCCACCCCAACAGCCGCTTCACCGCGCCGATGTCGAACAACCCGGCGCTCAGCCCCAAGGCGAATGACCCGCAGGGGGTGCCCATCAGCGCCATCATCTTCGGCGGGCGCCGCTCCAACACCGTGCCGCTGGTGCTCCAGGCCTTCAACTGGACGCACGGGGTGTTCCTGGGGGCCACCATGGGCAGCGAGACGACGGCCGCGGCCACCGGCAAGGTGGGCGTGGTGCGGCGCGACCCCATGGCCATGCTGCCCTTCTGCGGCTACCACATGGGCGACTACCTCCAGCACTGGCTGGACATGCAGCAGTCCATCACCCACCTGCCGAAGATCTTCCAGGTGAACTGGTTCCGCCAGGACAAGAACGGCAAGTACCTGTGGCCGGGCTACGGCGAGAACATGCGGGTGCTGGAGTGGATCGTGAACCGCGTCCACGGCCGCGTGCCCACCCAGGAGACGCTGCTCGGCTGGGTACCGCGCCAGGGCGACATCCCCACCCAGGGGTTGGACATGCCGCCCGAGGCCATCGCGGAGGCCACCTCCATCAAGTCCGATGAGTGGAAGTCCGAGCTCAAGAGCCAGGAGGTCTTCTTCGAGCAGCTGGGCACCAAGGCGCCCGAGGCCCTCATGCTCCAGCGCAAGCTCCTCATCTCGCGCCTGGGCAGTTAA
- a CDS encoding YbhB/YbcL family Raf kinase inhibitor-like protein, producing the protein MLRGRPGERAGEARLAQHRLGLSRVAPLVVMSPAFVKGGRIPLPYTEDGGGLSPPLRWGAGPEGTRSFVVWMEDPDAPTPEPFVHWLVAGLGAERDGLPEGIPALGTDVAVQGRNSFLREGYIGCAPPRGDIPHRYHVQVLALDRELELEPGFGRQELFRAVRGHVLGFGETVGLYSRPG; encoded by the coding sequence ATGCTGCGCGGACGTCCGGGGGAGCGAGCGGGAGAAGCGCGGCTCGCGCAGCACCGGCTTGGCCTGAGCCGCGTGGCCCCCCTGGTGGTGATGAGCCCCGCGTTCGTGAAGGGAGGCCGCATCCCGCTGCCCTACACGGAGGATGGCGGGGGGCTCAGTCCGCCGCTGCGGTGGGGCGCGGGCCCCGAGGGCACCCGCTCCTTCGTGGTGTGGATGGAGGATCCCGACGCGCCCACGCCCGAGCCGTTCGTGCACTGGCTCGTCGCGGGGTTGGGCGCCGAGCGGGACGGGCTGCCCGAGGGCATTCCGGCGCTGGGCACGGATGTGGCGGTGCAGGGCCGCAACAGCTTCCTGCGCGAGGGCTACATCGGGTGTGCACCGCCCCGGGGAGACATTCCCCACCGCTACCATGTCCAGGTGCTGGCGCTCGACCGGGAGCTCGAGCTCGAGCCGGGCTTCGGACGCCAGGAGCTCTTCCGGGCCGTGCGAGGCCACGTGCTGGGCTTTGGCGAGACCGTGGGCCTCTATTCGCGTCCCGGTTGA
- a CDS encoding DUF2911 domain-containing protein yields MTLAASPALAQLALPPASPSSKVTQVVGLTEISVDYASPAVKGRKIWGGLVPWDQVWRTGANAATKITFGNDVTFGGKPVPAGTYSIVTVPSEKGWTVALNKELGLFGGGKTYDAKDDVVRVSATVSEIPARERMTFLFSNTTDDQTSLDLEWEKLRVSVPVQVKTAELAQQNIKAAVEGSWRSLANAGRYVADTSKDYPTALKYLDNSLAIQSHWYNNWLKADVLARSGKYAEARKFAQTSWDLGQKDGNFFFKDMVAKALTDWKGKK; encoded by the coding sequence ATGACCCTCGCCGCTTCGCCCGCGCTGGCGCAGCTCGCGCTGCCCCCCGCGAGCCCCTCGTCGAAGGTGACGCAGGTGGTGGGGTTGACCGAGATCTCGGTCGACTATGCGAGCCCCGCGGTCAAGGGGCGGAAGATCTGGGGGGGCCTGGTCCCCTGGGATCAGGTGTGGCGGACCGGGGCCAACGCGGCCACGAAGATCACCTTCGGCAACGACGTGACGTTCGGCGGCAAGCCGGTACCGGCGGGCACCTACTCGATCGTCACCGTGCCCTCGGAGAAGGGCTGGACGGTCGCGCTGAACAAGGAGCTGGGCCTGTTTGGCGGCGGGAAGACCTATGACGCCAAGGACGACGTCGTGCGCGTCTCCGCGACGGTCTCCGAGATTCCCGCCCGCGAGCGCATGACGTTCCTCTTCTCCAACACCACCGACGACCAGACGTCGCTGGATCTGGAGTGGGAGAAGCTGCGCGTCTCGGTGCCCGTCCAGGTCAAGACGGCCGAGCTGGCCCAGCAGAACATCAAGGCCGCGGTGGAGGGCTCCTGGCGCTCGTTGGCCAACGCGGGCCGCTACGTGGCCGACACGTCGAAGGACTACCCCACGGCGCTCAAGTACCTGGACAACTCGCTGGCCATCCAGTCGCACTGGTACAACAACTGGCTCAAGGCCGACGTCCTGGCCCGCTCGGGCAAGTACGCCGAGGCGCGCAAGTTCGCGCAGACCTCCTGGGACCTGGGACAGAAGGACGGCAACTTTTTCTTCAAGGACATGGTCGCCAAGGCGCTCACGGACTGGAAGGGCAAGAAGTAG
- the bshA gene encoding N-acetyl-alpha-D-glucosaminyl L-malate synthase BshA has product MSPPLNLAITCFPTFGGSGMVATEIGLAMADRGHRVHFIARDLPVRLHGMTRKVIFHEVTESDYPALAHSGTYPLALASKMIEVASYEHLDILHVHYAVPHATAAWMAREVLGNQAPRIVTTLHGTDTTLVGTDPTYLPITRFSILRSDVVTTPSAFLRRATWEGFSIPPESLPIEVIPNFVDTERYAPRRDRAHVRALFPNLGDGEPVLIHVSNFRPVKRIGDVVSIFTRVHREHPCRLVMIGDGPERSPAERRVRELGLEDRVAFLGKQESFAEVLAASDVFLLPSEQESFGLAALEALSCGIPVVASNIGGIPEQVEHGARGYLAPMGHVEAMAGHVLALVRDPERWRRFSHNARQHVLERFQLAPAIDRYEAIYRRLAGGAAAR; this is encoded by the coding sequence ATGAGTCCCCCCCTCAATCTGGCCATCACCTGCTTTCCCACCTTTGGAGGCAGCGGCATGGTCGCGACCGAGATCGGCCTGGCGATGGCCGACCGCGGCCACCGCGTCCACTTCATCGCCCGGGACCTTCCGGTCCGCCTCCACGGCATGACGCGGAAGGTCATCTTCCATGAAGTCACCGAGAGCGACTACCCGGCGCTCGCCCACTCGGGGACGTACCCGCTGGCGCTGGCCTCGAAGATGATCGAGGTCGCCAGCTACGAGCACCTGGACATCCTGCACGTCCACTACGCCGTGCCGCACGCCACGGCGGCCTGGATGGCCCGCGAAGTCCTCGGAAACCAGGCGCCGCGCATCGTCACGACGCTCCATGGCACCGACACCACGCTCGTCGGGACGGACCCCACCTACCTGCCCATCACCCGCTTCTCCATCCTGCGCAGTGACGTGGTCACCACGCCCTCGGCGTTCCTGCGGCGCGCCACCTGGGAGGGCTTCAGCATCCCCCCGGAGTCCCTGCCCATCGAGGTCATCCCCAACTTCGTCGACACGGAGCGCTATGCGCCCCGGCGCGACCGGGCCCACGTGCGCGCGCTCTTTCCCAACCTGGGAGACGGCGAGCCGGTGCTCATCCACGTCTCGAACTTCCGGCCCGTCAAACGCATTGGCGACGTGGTGTCCATCTTCACCCGCGTTCACCGCGAGCACCCGTGCCGGCTGGTGATGATTGGGGATGGACCCGAGCGCTCCCCCGCCGAGCGCCGGGTGCGGGAGCTGGGGCTGGAGGACCGGGTGGCCTTCCTGGGCAAACAGGAGAGCTTCGCCGAGGTGCTGGCCGCGTCCGATGTCTTCCTCCTGCCGAGTGAACAGGAGAGCTTCGGCCTCGCCGCGCTCGAGGCGCTGAGCTGCGGCATCCCGGTGGTGGCCAGCAACATCGGCGGCATCCCCGAGCAGGTGGAGCACGGGGCGCGCGGCTACCTGGCGCCGATGGGCCACGTGGAGGCCATGGCGGGCCATGTGCTCGCGCTCGTGCGCGACCCGGAGCGCTGGCGGCGCTTCTCTCACAACGCCCGCCAGCACGTCCTTGAGCGCTTTCAGCTCGCCCCGGCCATCGACCGCTATGAGGCCATCTACCGCCGGCTGGCCGGGGGAGCCGCGGCCCGCTGA
- the bshB1 gene encoding bacillithiol biosynthesis deacetylase BshB1, with amino-acid sequence MSTAEPAYGLEVLAFGPHPDDVELFCGGLLAQMALRGHRTGIIDLTRGEKSSRGTPETRAAETEAASRVLGLTVRENLGLPDGWIDPWAGFEAPEAERARAAPVARLVEVLRRLRPELVLVPWQHERHPDHEATSELVTRALFFASVRKFETVPAHAPFTPRQVLYYPMRHLAEPSFVADVTAVHDQKMAAVRCYASQVEARAEGPQTLVGSPLSLTSLEARDRFYGAQIGVSHGEPYVLRETLGLLDPVEHFRRNSFARPLFFPGSR; translated from the coding sequence ATGAGCACCGCCGAGCCCGCCTACGGACTGGAGGTCCTTGCCTTCGGCCCTCACCCCGACGACGTCGAACTCTTCTGCGGAGGGCTCCTGGCCCAGATGGCCCTCCGGGGCCACCGCACCGGCATCATCGACTTGACGCGCGGGGAGAAGAGCTCGCGCGGTACCCCCGAGACCCGCGCCGCCGAGACCGAAGCGGCCTCCCGCGTGCTGGGGCTCACCGTCCGCGAGAACCTCGGGCTGCCCGATGGGTGGATCGATCCGTGGGCGGGCTTCGAGGCGCCCGAGGCCGAGCGCGCCCGGGCCGCTCCCGTCGCGCGGCTCGTCGAGGTGCTGCGCCGCCTGCGCCCCGAGCTCGTGCTCGTCCCGTGGCAACACGAGCGCCACCCGGACCACGAAGCCACCAGCGAGCTGGTGACGCGGGCGCTGTTCTTCGCCTCGGTCCGCAAGTTCGAGACCGTGCCTGCCCACGCGCCCTTCACGCCCCGGCAGGTACTCTACTACCCCATGCGCCACCTGGCCGAGCCGAGCTTCGTCGCCGACGTGACGGCGGTCCATGACCAGAAGATGGCGGCCGTCCGCTGTTACGCCAGTCAGGTGGAAGCCCGCGCGGAGGGGCCGCAGACGCTGGTCGGCTCGCCACTGTCGCTCACCTCGCTCGAAGCCCGGGACCGCTTCTACGGAGCCCAGATTGGCGTCTCCCACGGCGAGCCGTACGTCCTGCGCGAGACGTTGGGACTCCTGGACCCGGTGGAGCATTTTCGCCGGAATTCCTTCGCACGGCCCCTGTTCTTCCCCGGCTCCCGATGA
- the bshC gene encoding bacillithiol biosynthesis cysteine-adding enzyme BshC, whose product MASSFSASWMRGDPRALEFLPDRYRHPSARAEAVAAAASRTLSPALHAALVARQARLAPSPARERNLELLARPGTVAVVTGQQVGLFLGPLFTVYKAASAIVTARALAQETGRPCVPLFWLQTEDHDLPEIDHCLVPRASAGPLRVALGKPDAASSRIPVAHCQLGGGIPEALAALRAELGSLPHADEHLALLERAYRPAATLADAFAEVLSTLFADEGLLFLDPRDPALAPLAAPVHRRSIEAATAISSGLAERGRALAEAGFSEQVHLRPGSPLGFFSPSGPEGARYRLDPAPSPGTWNLVGHPEGACVTTAELLSWLEREPLRFTTSALLRPVLQDTWLPTAAYVGGPGEIAYFAQLAPLYAHTGLPMPLVIPRARFRVIDDRARRLLETLGLSPDDADTPRDALLARLAARNTPETYEPPEAIEARLVSAFDAELARLGERTASFEPGFARAIGRTHKTVHGGISRLVARYGRTLAQRDQVTRERVERLQAYLFPDGAPQERIHGLPYYACRFGGGAFTRQVLDACVPFSGGLRDLRP is encoded by the coding sequence GTGGCCTCTTCCTTTTCCGCCTCCTGGATGCGCGGTGATCCGCGCGCGCTCGAATTTCTCCCGGACCGTTACCGGCACCCGTCCGCCCGCGCCGAAGCCGTGGCCGCCGCAGCCTCGCGCACCCTCTCCCCCGCGCTCCACGCGGCGCTGGTGGCCCGCCAGGCGCGCCTCGCGCCGAGCCCCGCCCGTGAGCGGAACCTGGAGTTGCTCGCCCGTCCCGGCACGGTGGCCGTGGTGACCGGGCAGCAGGTGGGCTTGTTCCTCGGTCCGCTCTTCACGGTCTACAAGGCCGCCTCCGCCATCGTCACGGCCCGCGCCCTTGCCCAGGAAACGGGAAGGCCCTGCGTCCCCCTCTTCTGGTTGCAGACCGAGGACCACGATCTGCCGGAGATCGACCACTGCCTCGTCCCGCGCGCCTCAGCGGGCCCGCTGCGCGTGGCGCTCGGGAAGCCGGACGCGGCCAGCTCGCGCATCCCGGTGGCCCACTGCCAGCTCGGAGGGGGCATCCCCGAGGCACTCGCCGCGCTGCGCGCCGAGCTGGGCAGCCTGCCCCACGCGGACGAGCACCTGGCGCTGCTGGAGCGCGCGTACCGTCCCGCCGCGACGCTGGCGGACGCCTTCGCCGAGGTCCTCTCCACCCTCTTCGCGGACGAGGGGCTCTTGTTCCTCGACCCGCGGGATCCCGCCCTCGCCCCCCTCGCCGCACCGGTCCACCGCCGGTCCATCGAGGCCGCCACGGCCATCTCCAGCGGGCTCGCCGAGCGGGGCCGGGCGCTCGCCGAGGCGGGCTTCTCCGAGCAGGTGCACCTCCGCCCAGGCTCTCCCCTCGGCTTCTTCTCGCCCAGTGGCCCCGAGGGCGCGCGCTACCGGCTCGACCCCGCCCCTTCCCCGGGCACCTGGAACCTCGTGGGCCACCCGGAGGGTGCCTGTGTGACGACGGCCGAGCTCCTCTCGTGGCTGGAGCGCGAGCCGCTCCGCTTCACCACCTCGGCCCTCCTGCGCCCCGTTCTTCAGGACACCTGGCTTCCCACGGCGGCCTACGTCGGCGGCCCCGGAGAGATCGCCTACTTCGCGCAGCTCGCCCCCCTCTATGCGCACACCGGGCTGCCCATGCCGCTCGTCATCCCGCGCGCCCGGTTCCGCGTGATTGACGACCGCGCGCGCCGCCTGCTCGAGACGCTGGGCCTCTCGCCCGATGACGCGGACACCCCGCGAGACGCATTGCTGGCCCGCCTCGCCGCACGGAACACCCCGGAGACCTACGAGCCGCCCGAGGCCATCGAGGCGCGCCTCGTGAGCGCGTTTGACGCCGAGCTGGCCCGCCTGGGCGAGCGCACGGCCTCCTTCGAGCCGGGCTTCGCCCGGGCCATAGGCCGCACCCACAAGACGGTTCACGGCGGCATCTCCCGCCTCGTGGCCCGGTACGGCCGCACCCTCGCCCAGCGCGATCAGGTGACCCGCGAGCGCGTGGAGCGCCTCCAGGCCTACCTGTTCCCGGACGGTGCACCGCAGGAACGCATCCATGGGCTGCCCTACTACGCGTGCCGCTTCGGCGGCGGCGCCTTCACGCGCCAGGTCCTCGACGCGTGCGTGCCGTTCTCCGGCGGCCTGAGGGACCTGAGACCATGA